Proteins co-encoded in one Anopheles moucheti chromosome X, idAnoMoucSN_F20_07, whole genome shotgun sequence genomic window:
- the LOC128306452 gene encoding uncharacterized protein LOC128306452, with the protein MHRSVEYWQEFIFSFVVFQLNLINDLEFQLKLTLNYFEISAKNIHNDALPKLPAIIFGTDDIAVQMSVFLAITGMVTYASLLMIQLVGRAARHSLMLVLEQVFLASFGLFLTITGIIVHMMVEDMELAYRVLSISILVSHSILALLLLIAKVKQMNRVADRESTTSNQVDRVRSFRRSPPSNNGIMEVSRNDRYTYRFVNPGSNTGNEVMIPPNVRYASMFEPRDPSYSEPYRAIRTSDPISSNSSHAAEAQPEQVSNGVSITELSLSMPSSSRQTSGETSELSACTTRPTTIKPFRVNPTTFRRATLSVDSSTGLLNEEESKPPPLPKRPISFNSDAEPMPSTSRQNMPSISRTRSNRQSEPIPSTSRQSTTEPTVSYKSGDDYGKQYQESKTLHCTLD; encoded by the exons ATGCATCGTAGCGTGGAATATTGGCAAGAGTTCATATTTAGCTTTGTAGTGTTCCAACTGAACCTGATAAATGATTTAGAATTTCAGCTAAAGTTGACACTAAACTACTTCGAAATATCGGCCAAGAACATCCACAAT GATGCATTGCCGAAGCTTCCGGCAATTATTTTCGGGACGGATGATATCGCGG TGCAAATGAGTGTGTTCCTGGCAATCACAGGCATGGTCACCTACGCATCCTTGTTGATGATTCAGCTAGTTGGTCGCGCCGCTAGACACAGCTTGATGCTTGTACTCGAGCAGGTGTTTTTGGCTTCGTTTGGTCTCTTTTTGACAATTACCGGGATCATCGTGCACATGATGGTTGAAGACATGGAGCTGGCATATCGCGTGCTTTCCATCAGCATACTAGTCTCGCACTCTATCCTGGCCTTACTCCTCCTGATAGCGAAGGTGAAGCAAATGAATCGCGTGGCGGACCGTGAGAGTACCACTAGCAACCAGGTGGACCGTGTACGAAGCTTCCGTCGTAGCCCGCCCAGTAACAATGGGATAATGGAAGTGAGCCGAAACGACCGATACACATATCGTTTTGTCAATCCGGGCTCTAACACCGGCAATGAAGTGATGATTCCGCCGAATGTACGGTATGCTAGCATGTTTGAACCGCGAGATCCGTCCTACAGCGAACCGTACCGAGCCATCAGAACTTCTGATCCGATTTCGTCCAACAGCAGCCATGCAGCTGAAGCACAACCCGAACAAGTGTCCAACGGCGTGTCGATTACCGAACTATCACTATCGATGCCGTCCAGCAGCCGTCAGACATCTGGCGAAACATCTGAACTGTCAGCGTGCACAACCCGTCCAACAACCATTAAACCATTCCGTGTAAATCCGACCACCTTTCGTCGGGCAACGTTGTCGGTTGATTCTTCTACCGGGCTGTTAAATGAGGAAGAATCGAAACCTCCTCCGCTACCCAAACGCCCGATCTCATTCAACAGCGATGCAGAACCAATGCCATCCACCAGTCGTCAGAACATGCCATCCATCAGTC GAACACGTAGCAACAGGCAGTCAGAACCAATTCCAAGTACAAGCCGTCAGTCAACCACGGAACCAACTGTGTCTTACAAGAGTGGCGATGATTATGGTAAGCAATATCAGGAAAGCAAGACTCTGCACTGTACGCTTGATTGA